A DNA window from Argiope bruennichi chromosome X2, qqArgBrue1.1, whole genome shotgun sequence contains the following coding sequences:
- the LOC129959686 gene encoding uncharacterized protein LOC129959686 translates to MISSADISEAVQNVTDCIIKAADASIPKRTPLPRKFRKPWWNDECRNAYKEQRKCWGIFRRYPTTENLVAFKRARANARRIRRRSQKESWQSFISTITSNTSSAQLWKKVKAANGIYKEFAFPILNTETASYSSPLDIANVIGETFADVSSSVPNNPTFRAIKRQAEQVPLKFRTRMVLSYNNNFKIVELRNALSRTRDTSPGVDGITYSMLRHLDETSLLHLLNLFNRIWSEQTFPEQWYEAIVIPILKPGKVPTNPSNYRPIALTSCLCKTLERMVNARLLYELEKNGYISPFQSGFRRGRSTNDNLVMLESQIRNAFVRRNHLVSIFFDIEKAYDRTWRYGILRTLGDFGFKERQLQRAVNKLISWCDENGHTLSPEKSRCVHFCRKRSLHPDPVIQIRGVDIPVVEEVRFLGVIFDRKLTFLSHVLHLRNRCEKSLNILKVLSTTRWGADRTSLLRIYQSVILSRIDYGCEIYGTARSGVLRNLDTVHNSALRICSGAFRTSPVHSLYVICHQLPLYLRRKKLSELYFFHIESSINHPIRRINLPIGLGRLYNARPSNILPFRERVKRAFADANILNLQVHNTNAYALPPWDIPEISYLNPFLAYDKSTTSSVVFQQLFLYHRNEYSTHIPVFTDGSKTAHQVGCAVVIAEDTGSFQLSTLCSVLTAELMAIMIALEKISNLTYHKFCIYSDSMSALEALSHPHTKTHPLAVDILHLWRDLQAQNYQILFCWLPGHVGIVGNESADAAAKTASTSLQRAPDITLWPVVPVRELDVKLTRLRIGHTRLTHKHLLFEARRRVEIQTPTPGISYSSVVKKSFCSNCSCANCKKQNSTTKPPEKTSESDSDSSTKNVPDSSKQDPDTHRKARKNKSQTSLTLKLAKRGLSQKDLSVKFKKSNLRNSVALGLANQNVVHRDLTTIFGDTLTNPDFKLHPSEDEDSLDMSCEDLATPTNARPLSSSKPL, encoded by the exons ATGATTTCATCTGCCGATATTAGTGAGGCTGTCCAAAATGTCACTGATTGCATTATTAAGGCCGCTGATGCTTCAATTCCAAAGCGTACCCCTCTTCCACGCAAATTTCGCAAACCATGGTGGAATGATGAATGCCGTAATGCTTATaaggaacaaagaaaatgttGGGGTATTTTCCGCAGGTATCCTACCACGGAAaatcttgttgcatttaaaagAGCAAGAGCAAATGCTCGTCGAATTCGGCGCCGCAGTCAAAAAGAATCTTGGCAAAGTTTTATATCCACCATCACTTCCAATACATCTAGTGCACAGTTGTGGAAGAAAGTTAAAGCGGCAAacggaatttataaagaattcgctTTCCCCATCTTAAATACAGAAACGGCTTCATATTCCTCGCCACTTGATATTGCAAATGTTATTGGAGAAACCTTCGCTGATGTTTCAAGCTCTGTTCCTAATAATCCGACTTTTCGTGCGATTAAGAGACAAGCTGAACAAGTGCCTTTGAAGTTTAGAACCCGCATGGTCCTCTCTTATAACAATAACTTTAAGATAGTGGAATTAAGGAACGCTCTTTCTCGTACTCGAGATACTAGCCCAGGTGTCGACGGGATTACCTAcagtatgcttcgccatttagacGAAACCTCTCTTTTGCATCTCCTGAACCTGTTCAACAGAATCTGGAGTGAGCAAACTTTTCCTGAACAATGGTATGAAGCCATTGTGATACCTATCCTTAAACCTGGAAAGGTTCCTACCAATCCTTCAAACTATAGGCCAATTGCTTTAACTAGTTGTCTCTGTAAAACGCTCGAACGCATGGTAAATGCCCGTTTACTCTATGAACTGGAGAAAAATGGGTATATTTCACCTTTTcaaagtggtttccgtcgaggaCGTTCTACCAATGACAACTTGGTTATGCTTGAATCTCAAATTCGAAATGCATTCGTCCGGAGAAACCATCTAGTTTCTATATTCTTCGATATAGAAAAGGCGTACGATCGTACGTGGCGGTATGGCATCCTCCGTACTTTAGGTGATTTTGGTTTTAAAG AGCGACAACTTCAGAGGGCTGTTAACAAACTCATTTCATGGTGTGATGAGAATGGACACACGCTTTCCCCTGAAAAGAGCCGCTGTGTACACTTTTGTCGGAAACGGAGTCTCCATCCTGATCCTGTAATACAAATTCGAGGTGTTGATATTCCAGTCGTTGAGGAAGTACGTTTCTTAGGGGTCATATTTGACCGGAAACTCACTTTCCTTTCGCATGTTCTTCATCTGCGAAACAGGTGTGAAAAATCCCTCAACATCCTAAAAGTTCTCTCGACTACAAGATGGGGGGCAGATCGAACATCTTTACTTCGTATCTATCAGTCTGTTATTCTGTCGAGAATTGATTATGGATGCGAAATATATGGTACAGCTCGTTCTGGTGTTCTCCGAAATTTAGACACAGTACACAACAGTGCTTTGCGTATATGTTCTGGAGCCTTTCGTACATCACCAGTTCATAGTTTATATGTGATTTGTCATCAACTTCCACTTTATCTGAGAcggaaaaaattatctgaactatattttttccatattgaatCCTCTATCAATCACCCTATTCGTAGAATTAATTTACCCATTGGCCTGGGGCGATTATATAATGCACGTCCTTCTAATATCCTACCTTTTCGTGAAAGGGTAAAAAGAGCTTTTGctgatgcaaatattttaaatctgcaggTTCATAATACTAACGCTTATGCTTTgccaccctgggatatcccagAAATATCATATCTTAACCCTTTTCTCGCTTATGACAAGTCTACCACTTCATCTGTTgtctttcaacaactttttctATATCACCGCAATGAATATTCTACACACATTCCTgtttttacggatggctcaaaGACAGCTCATCAAGTAGGTTGTGCTGTCGTCATTGCTGAGGACACAGGCAGCTTTCAGTTGAGTACTTTGTGTTCAGTTTTAACTGCTGAACTAATGGCAATTATGATtgctcttgaaaaaatttctaacctCACTTACcacaaattctgcatttattctgaTAGTATGAGTGCTCTGGAGGCCCTCAGCCATCCTCATACTAAAACACATCCACTAGCTGTAGATATCCTACATCTTTGGAGAGATTTGCAAGCTCagaactaccaaattttattttgttggttacCTGGCCATGTTGGCATTGTTGGCAATGAATCTGCTGATGCTGCAGCAAAGACAGCATCCACTTCTCTACAACGAGCT CCTGACATCACTTTGTGGCCGGTAGTTCCAGTACGCGAGTTGGACGTGAAATTGACTCGGCTTCGCATTGGCCATACTCGcctcacacataaacatcttctatTTG AAGCAAGGCGTAGGGTTGAAATACAGACTCCTACTCCTGGAATAAGCTATTCTTCCgttgttaaaaaatcattttgctcaAACTGCTCTTGTGCCAACTGCAAGAAACAAAATTCGACAACAAAGCCTCCAGAAAAAACATCTGAATCAGACTCTGATAGTTCAACCAAAAATGTTCCAGATTCTTCTAAACAAGATCCCGATACACATAGAAAAGCCCGTAAGAATAAATCTCAGACCTCACTGACGCTGAAACTCGCGAAACGGGGACTTTCGCAAAAAGATCTCTccgtaaaattcaaaaaatcgaaTCTACGGAATTCAGTCGCTTTGGGATTAGCGAATCAGAATGTAGTCCATAGGGATTTAACCACCATTTTTGGTGACACGCTAACCAACCCAGATTTTAAGCTCCATCCATCTGAGGATGAAGATTCACTTGATATGAGTTGCGAAGATCTAGCAACTCCAACAAATGCACGTCCTCTTTCTTCATCAAAACCTCTTTGA
- the LOC129959687 gene encoding uncharacterized protein LOC129959687 — translation MRSRDLLVEVNSRKQAQNIQKLKALATIPISVSPHASLNTSKGVITCGEILNLSVDYITNELKSQGVVHVRRITIRRDGEIIETKHHILTFKSPKLPEYIYAGYIKLPVRPYIPNPLRCFKCQRFGHSKTNCRGALTCARCAEKGHDSQQCAAAEKCVNCGGDHTSYSRSCLRWQLEKQIVTLKIKEGLSYPEARRRIVAQTPTPGITYASVAQRSFCANCSCTNCAKNNTTPKQLKKVSTSDTENSISSTPETHPVLKKKSKKKAKNSLTLKLAKTCLSLQDVPQKLKKSTLKNSVALGLATQGNVHKDLTSIFGMPNSPDIKLHPSDDEDDLQMSCEYEATQTNASKASSKPLF, via the coding sequence atgCGTTCTCGTGACTTGTTAGTAGAGGTCAACtctcgaaagcaagcccagaacatacaaaaattgaaagccCTTGCAACTATTCCAATCAGCGTCAGTCCCCATGCATCCTTAAATACCTCTAAAGGAGTAATCACTTGTGGGGAAATCTTGAATCTCTCTGTTGATTATAtaacaaatgagttaaaatcaCAAGGAGTTGTACATGTCCGCCGAATTACCATCAGGCGTGATGGAGAAATCATTGAAACCAAACACCACATCCTAACATTTAAATCTCCAAAATTACCAGAATATATCTATGCAGGTTACATCAAACTACCCGTAAGACCATATATCCCGAACCCACTCAGATGCTTCaagtgccagcgctttggccattcAAAGACAAACTGCCGTGGTGCACTCACTTGTGCCCGATGCGCAGAAAAAGGCCACGATAGCCAGCAGTGTGCCGCAGCTGAAAAATGCGTGAACTGCGGTGGCGATCACACGTCGTACTCTCGATCCTGTTTACGTTGGCAACTTGAAAAACAGATTGTAACTCTCAAAATCAAAGAAGGTTTATCCTATCCTGAAGCTAGGCGTAGGATTGTAGCTCAAACTCCTACTCCTGGCATAACATATGCTTCCGTTGCACAAAGGTCATTTTGTGCAAACTGTTCTTGCACAAACTGTGCTAAAAACAACACGACACCCAAGCAACTCAAAAAAGTTTCCACTTCAGATACTGAAAACTCCATTAGTAGTACCCCTGAAACTCatccagttttaaaaaagaaatcaaagaaaaaagctaaaaactcgCTGACATTGAAACTTGCAAAAACTTGCCTTTCATTACAAGACgttcctcaaaaattaaaaaagtcaacattaaaaaattccgtcGCTCTCGGGCTTGCGACGCAAGGtaatgtccataaggacttaacgtccatatTCGGCATGCCAAATAGCCCTGATATTAAGTTACACCCTTCTGATGATGAGGATGACTTGCAGATGAGTTGCGAGTATGAAGCAACTCAAACAAATGCTTCTAAAGCTTCTTCAAAACCGCTCTTTTAA